The Capsicum annuum cultivar UCD-10X-F1 chromosome 1, UCD10Xv1.1, whole genome shotgun sequence sequence AGGAATCAAAAGTGTAGTCAAAGCTTGGGCCTTTTTTGAACGTCAGATGGACAGCGACAAAAGGCAGGTAATAGTCCCCAACACCCACAGGAATAAGCCTACAGTTCTCCAAATACTGATTTTTTAACAGGCAAAAAGAGCAAATTTAATTCCAGATGTAGGTAAAGCAACTTTTTGGATGCAACTCTTCAACTCTAAAACAGGAAACTGAGGTTTATCCCGACTCCACTCTTCCCGATCATAGAAAAGATAATGATACTTCCCTATTTAATTGCCATAGAAAGAGTTACTATTTATCCTACAACCATGCTTATTTGTAAAGTATTAAATTGTACCACTGAGTCAAACATACAAAAGCACAACAACATATGCCTACCTTTTGATGATGCCGGTTCGAAGGACACAGCAAGTGGCACCACATGCTTCATAAAGAACCCAAGTGATGATCCAcatacatatttatttaaaacAGGAATCAACCAACTGTTTGACAAAGAGTAATCCTTCGTATTCAGGGAGATGGGTAACATCGCAAATAATTTCTCTGGTCCCATAGCAATAACAGCTGATCCTATGCACTCCTGAAGCTGAGTTGAAAACAAAGAAAGGGAAAGTAATTACAAAAGTTTTAGGTTCATAATGTTTCTGAACAACAACTGTATTTAAAAGATAAGGAAATCATTCTTACTAATAAACCAAAAAGATAAACTACCTAACataataaagtgaataaatgagCTTCTTGAAACATAAGACTTACATTTTTTGTATCATAAGCACCTCCAGAAGCAACAATCATCCAATCAGCAAGTTTAAGTATTATACTCTTCGCACAGAAGTCCAAGACCTCACCTAAAGACATAAGATGCAAATACAGTAAGAACAAAGAACTGTGAAAGAGAAAATTGCtaacaaacccaatatattcccacaaagtggggtttggggagggtaaattgtacgcagttcataccactacctcataggtgaggtagagaggttgtttcctcAAGGAGAAGgacataatataagaaaaaataagccTACCACAAAGGAGCCAAAACAACAGTTTGACATAcacaaataaataaagttgataaCTATTGCAAATGAATATGTTTTACCGCATACGTAACAGAAGCCCAGTTCACTACCAAACCCACAATGCAAACGAAGCCAAAATCTCTGGTGTGCATCAATCTTATATACTGAATAACCCAGTAAAGCCATAACCTGCAAAACAAAAAGGGATCCATTAAAGATACTTCCCACAGCACTACCTACGATAATacctagaatgaattataaaattGTAAACACGGTCACCCACGTACAAGCTGAACTGCAAGAAAGACGAACAAAATGTCTGTGGTCACAAAGAACCAAAACTTTAAGGTTCGCCATTTTCTTTGAAGATCGTTAACTCTCAAGTAAAAGGGAGCCTTACAGGTCGTACAATGGGAAAATGCAAATCCTTCCTG is a genomic window containing:
- the LOC107854970 gene encoding RRP12-like protein isoform X3; the encoded protein is MNLLMHENQDAYDYFNFSFLGRDFIAPCKCRDTSKYVHRECPNQWRVVKEGFAFSHCTTFQLVMALLGYSVYKIDAHQRFWLRLHCGFGSELGFCYVCGEVLDFCAKSIILKLADWMIVASGGAYDTKNLQECIGSAVIAMGPEKLFAMLPISLNTKDYSLSNSWLIPVLNKYVCGSSLGFFMKHVVPLAVSFEPASSKGKYHYLFYDREEWSRDKPQFPVLELKSCIQKVALPTSGIKFALFAC
- the LOC107854970 gene encoding uncharacterized protein LOC107854970 isoform X1, yielding MNLLMHENQDAYDYFNFSFLGRDFIAPCKCRDTSKYVHRECPNQWRVVKEGFAFSHCTTCKAPFYLRVNDLQRKWRTLKFWFFVTTDILFVFLAVQLVMALLGYSVYKIDAHQRFWLRLHCGFGSELGFCYVCGEVLDFCAKSIILKLADWMIVASGGAYDTKNLQECIGSAVIAMGPEKLFAMLPISLNTKDYSLSNSWLIPVLNKYVCGSSLGFFMKHVVPLAVSFEPASSKGKYHYLFYDREEWSRDKPQFPVLELKSCIQKVALPTSGIKFALFAC
- the LOC107854970 gene encoding uncharacterized protein LOC107854970 isoform X2 codes for the protein MNLLMHENQDAYDYFNFSFLGRDFIAPCKCRDTSKYVHRECPNQWRVVKEGFAFSHCTTYILFVFLAVQLVMALLGYSVYKIDAHQRFWLRLHCGFGSELGFCYVCGEVLDFCAKSIILKLADWMIVASGGAYDTKNLQECIGSAVIAMGPEKLFAMLPISLNTKDYSLSNSWLIPVLNKYVCGSSLGFFMKHVVPLAVSFEPASSKGKYHYLFYDREEWSRDKPQFPVLELKSCIQKVALPTSGIKFALFAC
- the LOC107854970 gene encoding RRP12-like protein isoform X4 translates to MNLLMHENQDAYDYFNFSFLGRDFIAPCKCRDTSKYVHRECPNQWRVVKVMALLGYSVYKIDAHQRFWLRLHCGFGSELGFCYVCGEVLDFCAKSIILKLADWMIVASGGAYDTKNLQECIGSAVIAMGPEKLFAMLPISLNTKDYSLSNSWLIPVLNKYVCGSSLGFFMKHVVPLAVSFEPASSKGKYHYLFYDREEWSRDKPQFPVLELKSCIQKVALPTSGIKFALFAC